One window from the genome of Hydra vulgaris chromosome 02, alternate assembly HydraT2T_AEP encodes:
- the LOC136077104 gene encoding ARL14 effector protein-like: MANSQKCSIGINLESECHLTTYTSLVGIEPFEDILEYEREIIMWRTGLSIINIKPITCLHHKHVYLKRYTTKLTQCCNPFNTHNKTIKGSLCEINLDTAKYLCSKGKFIVPGEKLCPQCRHKLAMSEESEENKLEMKLTEDNMEK; this comes from the exons ATGGCAAACAGTCAAAAGTGCTCAATTGGAATCAACCTAGAAAGTGAATGTCATCTCACAACATATACATCGTTGGTTGGGATCGAACCTTTTGAAGATATTCTTGAATATGAAAGAGAAATAATAATGTGGAGGACTGGGCTctcaataataaatatcaaaccAATAACTTGTCTCCatcataaacatgtttatttaaagCGTTATACAACTAAATTAACACAGTGCTGCAATCCATTTAATACTcataacaaaactataaaag gtagtcTTTGTGAAATCAACTTGGATACAGCAAAGTACCTATGCAGTAAAGGCAAATTCATAGTTCCAGGTGAAAAACTTTGTCCACAATGCAGGCATAAATTGGCAATGAGTGAAGAATCAGAAGAGAACAAGTTGGAGATGAAATTAACTGAAGATAAtatggaaaaataa